Within Brevinematia bacterium, the genomic segment TTGCAACTGTTATTATGGCCAGGGGTATTCCTATGTTATTGCACGGTGAAGAGTTCCTTGAGGGATATTGGCAGGGCAATCAGCGATGGTTTAGTGATAATCAGCCTATAACCTGGGCTAACTTGACTAAGGTGAGAGCTACAAACACAATGAGAGCAATCAGGGATCTTAACTTCATAAGAAGAAACAATGCTTGCGTAAGATATGACTTAATTGGTGTGGTGCATGTAAACAACAATAATAAAGTCTTAGGCTTCAGAAGAGGAAGTGGCACTGGAAGTGGAGATATCTATGTGATAATCAATTACAACAAAGTAAGTTTCTCAAGCTACAGTATACCGTTCCCAAGTTCTGGAACATGGGATCTTATATTTGCTCACCCAAGTGGTGCATATGGAGATAGCTGGGCTGATTCTTATTTGGTAAACCCTGTGAATTATTCAGGTGGTAACGCTAATATTAAGATACCAGAATACGGTGTGCTGATCTATAAGAAACGATAACATCTAGGGGGTCGGAGATAGACCCCCTGTCTTAACTCTAAGAAAGATTTTCTTTACTTTTTCAACAATTTCAATAAAATCTCAATAATTCCAAAATTTAATACCTAGGTGTGGTTTTTTGTTTCTCTTTCAATCTCTAT encodes:
- a CDS encoding alpha amylase C-terminal domain-containing protein; protein product: MRAIRDLNFIRRNNACVRYDLIGVVHVNNNNKVLGFRRGSGTGSGDIYVIINYNKVSFSSYSIPFPSSGTWDLIFAHPSGAYGDSWADSYLVNPVNYSGGNANIKIPEYGVLIYKKR